A section of the Corynebacterium tuberculostearicum genome encodes:
- the ybaK gene encoding Cys-tRNA(Pro) deacylase: MSKKSPHAATPALKVVEDAGVDHHVYTFEAGKDHFGDHAAAALEVEPERVLKTLVIDLTAGKGPKRQLAVCVIPTTHHLSLKKAAAAHGVSKAAMAVPHDASKSSGYIPGGISPLGQKNPLPTVIEETAVLFDTVFISGGRRGLDIELNAEDLAELCSASFADLLAE; encoded by the coding sequence ATGTCTAAAAAGTCCCCGCATGCAGCCACCCCAGCGCTCAAAGTCGTGGAAGATGCCGGCGTAGACCACCACGTCTACACCTTTGAGGCGGGCAAGGATCACTTCGGCGATCACGCCGCCGCGGCCCTCGAGGTAGAGCCGGAACGCGTGCTCAAAACCCTGGTCATCGATTTAACGGCGGGAAAAGGGCCCAAGCGGCAGTTGGCGGTGTGCGTCATCCCTACCACCCACCACCTGAGTCTCAAGAAGGCCGCGGCTGCCCACGGCGTTTCTAAGGCTGCCATGGCGGTTCCGCATGACGCGTCCAAATCCTCCGGATACATTCCCGGCGGCATTTCCCCGCTGGGCCAGAAAAACCCGCTGCCCACGGTCATTGAGGAAACCGCCGTCCTTTTCGATACCGTCTTTATTTCCGGCGGGCGCCGCGGGCTCGATATCGAGCTCAATGCGGAGGACCTCGCAGAGCTGTGCTCTGCCAGCTTTGCCGATCTACTCGCCGAGTAG
- a CDS encoding sigma-70 family RNA polymerase sigma factor, translated as MAKETISEKELQRRFEAEALPLLDQLYGGALRMTRNPQDAEDLVQETYLKAYKSFHSFKQGTNLKAWLYRIMTNNYINSYRKAKRRPTESSADDLSDFQLYTTAGHDSTGLESAEVSALKDMPDATISEAMNDLPDDYRMVVYYADVEGLAYKEIAEIMDTPLGTVMSRLHRGRKLLRKALKDVAREQGIGLEHPDMEEK; from the coding sequence GTGGCTAAAGAAACAATCAGCGAAAAGGAGCTGCAGCGCCGCTTCGAAGCAGAAGCGCTGCCCCTGCTAGACCAGCTCTACGGCGGTGCCCTGCGCATGACGCGCAATCCGCAAGATGCTGAGGATCTCGTGCAGGAGACCTACCTCAAGGCCTATAAGTCCTTTCATTCCTTCAAGCAAGGTACAAACCTTAAGGCGTGGCTGTATCGCATCATGACCAATAACTACATCAACTCCTACCGCAAGGCGAAGCGCCGGCCCACGGAGTCCTCGGCCGATGACCTGAGCGATTTTCAGCTCTATACCACTGCTGGGCACGATTCCACTGGCCTGGAATCCGCCGAGGTATCAGCGCTTAAAGACATGCCGGACGCCACCATTTCAGAGGCCATGAATGACCTGCCCGATGACTACCGAATGGTGGTGTACTACGCGGACGTAGAGGGCCTGGCGTATAAAGAGATTGCAGAAATCATGGATACTCCGCTGGGCACGGTGATGTCCCGGTTGCACCGGGGAAGAAAATTGCTCCGGAAAGCGTTGAAAGACGTGGCACGAGAACAAGGCATTGGATTAGAACACCCAGACATGGAGGAGAAGTAA
- a CDS encoding anti-sigma factor, with the protein MDRATEHNCGACSSPEVQALLCELLDESTTYARALAIREHIAQCDYCQQRLESEEIIRSLVRNCCNGQAKAPQALRRRISVEITRIDTAW; encoded by the coding sequence ATGGACCGCGCAACGGAACACAACTGTGGTGCGTGTAGCTCCCCAGAGGTACAGGCCCTCCTGTGCGAGCTTCTCGATGAATCCACCACCTATGCCCGCGCACTCGCTATCCGCGAGCACATCGCCCAGTGCGACTACTGCCAACAGCGCCTCGAGAGCGAGGAGATTATCCGCTCCCTGGTGCGCAACTGCTGTAACGGCCAGGCCAAGGCGCCGCAGGCGCTGCGCCGCCGCATTTCGGTAGAGATCACCCGCATCGACACGGCGTGGTAG
- a CDS encoding 50S ribosomal protein bL37 produces the protein MSKRGRKRKDRRKKSANHGKRPGA, from the coding sequence ATGAGCAAGCGTGGTCGCAAGCGCAAGGATCGCCGCAAGAAGTCCGCTAATCACGGCAAGCGTCCTGGCGCATAA
- a CDS encoding WhiB family transcriptional regulator, translated as MDWRHEAVCRDEDPELFFPVGNSGPALTQIAKAKLVCNRCPVASSCLKWALESGLDAGVWGGLSEEERRALKRRRNRGRGRARVSA; from the coding sequence ATGGATTGGCGCCACGAAGCTGTTTGCCGCGACGAAGACCCCGAGCTGTTCTTCCCTGTAGGCAATTCTGGTCCTGCACTTACCCAAATCGCTAAGGCCAAGCTGGTCTGCAACCGCTGCCCTGTTGCCTCTTCCTGCCTGAAGTGGGCACTGGAGTCCGGCCTGGACGCCGGCGTCTGGGGCGGCCTGTCTGAAGAGGAGCGCCGCGCCCTCAAGCGTCGCCGCAACCGCGGCCGTGGCCGCGCCCGCGTTTCCGCTTAA
- a CDS encoding Rv3212 family protein, with translation MTKAPILRSTPADWKATGIIAVVCAIAVGGAAITANINQAHLSQAAVPGDKDAPALADVPDALHESFSLPNEPVPGQYRAVSAHGLTITHADHTLTATNPDGSEAWTYERTDADLCSLSTAWGKIVASYKTGVGCGDTVAIEAATGEYDSTRSAVNSEKVVPISSNDRVGTVSTDRIDLWRSDMVRTVEYGDVEAKQEPDKQPHEDCTISSALTRTENLALTESCPDKPGTTWLRFQDTTPDDSREPDIAADVDIATDGARLIAVGQKAAAVYRPGPNPTIESYNNKGEKLDSTSAEPSPDIDAGASPFAPATADLPHHMTWFDGSRLYLFKPSDLAVDHVVEDAIGTPIAVDEHMLVPTQEGIAVMDWSTGKALRTIPVDRGSYHGPVYLTLAGDTIVETRGDQVVGLSAD, from the coding sequence ATGACTAAAGCTCCCATTTTGCGCTCAACGCCCGCCGATTGGAAGGCTACCGGCATTATTGCCGTGGTCTGCGCCATCGCGGTCGGTGGGGCGGCTATCACCGCCAATATTAATCAGGCGCATCTGAGCCAAGCGGCCGTTCCTGGGGATAAGGATGCACCCGCGCTTGCCGACGTCCCCGATGCCCTCCACGAGTCCTTCAGCCTCCCCAATGAACCAGTACCCGGCCAATACCGGGCAGTCTCGGCACACGGACTGACCATCACGCACGCCGATCACACGCTCACCGCCACCAACCCGGATGGCTCCGAGGCGTGGACTTATGAGCGCACGGATGCTGATCTCTGCTCGCTGTCTACTGCGTGGGGCAAGATCGTGGCGTCGTATAAAACCGGCGTGGGCTGCGGGGATACCGTGGCAATTGAAGCTGCGACTGGCGAGTATGACAGCACCCGCAGCGCCGTCAACTCGGAGAAAGTAGTACCCATTTCCTCCAATGACCGGGTAGGAACGGTCTCGACCGACCGCATCGATCTGTGGCGCTCCGATATGGTGCGCACCGTGGAATACGGTGACGTGGAAGCTAAGCAGGAGCCGGACAAGCAACCGCATGAGGACTGCACCATTAGCTCCGCGCTTACCCGTACCGAGAATTTGGCACTGACCGAGTCCTGCCCCGATAAGCCGGGCACCACCTGGCTGCGCTTCCAAGACACCACCCCTGATGATTCCCGTGAGCCCGATATCGCTGCCGATGTGGACATAGCTACCGACGGCGCCCGCCTTATCGCCGTGGGACAAAAGGCCGCCGCCGTCTACCGCCCAGGACCGAATCCCACAATCGAGTCCTATAACAATAAGGGCGAAAAGCTGGACTCTACTTCGGCAGAGCCCTCTCCAGACATTGACGCAGGCGCCTCCCCGTTCGCCCCGGCAACCGCGGACCTGCCGCACCACATGACCTGGTTTGATGGCTCCCGCCTTTATCTCTTTAAGCCAAGCGACCTCGCAGTGGATCACGTGGTAGAAGATGCCATCGGCACCCCCATCGCCGTCGACGAGCACATGTTGGTGCCTACCCAAGAAGGCATTGCTGTCATGGATTGGTCCACCGGCAAGGCTCTGCGAACCATCCCGGTTGATCGCGGCAGCTACCACGGCCCCGTCTACCTCACCTTGGCGGGCGACACCATCGTGGAAACCCGCGGCGATCAGGTCGTGGGCCTAAGCGCCGATTAA